The Eurosta solidaginis isolate ZX-2024a chromosome 4, ASM4086904v1, whole genome shotgun sequence genome includes a window with the following:
- the LOC137247705 gene encoding putative nuclease HARBI1 isoform X2: MSEEENMEAKIYFFEKAGFPGVVGCVDGTHIKISAPSKLEQGLYFNRKGFFSLNAMIICDHKMRIRYFDARCAGSSHDLLVWNISSAKRALRERYNSGVRNTWLLCDAGYRLEPYLMTPYRSASEGSAEAVYNTKHAKTRNIIERTIGVLKTRLRCLLGARQLHYKPEKTTQIANVCAALHNVCIKYNVDISSHDSPSEAENTPDMIEVDVSENSQNLEARKYGRK, encoded by the exons ATGTCCGAGGAGGAGAACATGGAagccaaaatatatttttttgagaAAGCAGGGTTCCCTGGCGTTGTTGGGTGTGTGGATGGAACGCATATTAAAATTTCGGCGCCAAGTAAATTAGAACAAGGACTTTATTTCAACCGAAAAGGATTCTTCAGCCTTAATGCAATGATT ATTTGTGATCATAAAATGAGAATCCGTTATTTCGATGCTCGATGTGCAGGTTCATCTCATGATTTGCTCGTGTGGAACATTAGTTCTGCCAAACGTGCTTTACGTGAACGTTACAATTCTGGTGTGCGCAACACTTGGCTATTAT GTGATGCAGGCTACCGCTTGGAACCTTATTTAATGACACCCTATAGGTCAGCTTCAGAAGGAAGCGCTGAAGCAGTGTACAACACCAAACATGCCAAAACAAGAAACATTATAGAGAGAACCATTGGAGTTCTGAAAACCCGACTTCGTTGCTTACTTGGTGCTCGTCAGCTACATTATAAGCCggaaaaaacaacacaaatcgcTAACGTTTGTGCTGCCTTGCATAATGTTTGCATTAAATATAATGTAGACATATCAAGCCATGATTCACCTTCCGAAGCTGAAAATACCCCAGATATGATTGAAGTTGATGTGTCCGAAAACTCACAAAACCTCGAAGCTCGCAAATACGGCaggaaataa
- the LOC137247705 gene encoding putative nuclease HARBI1 isoform X1 produces MTSARRCYFSKEKRCAKSQTFLICQTGRSYQLSVGNDFNLALSQPTVSAILTETLEVLEQLICALVINLEMSEEENMEAKIYFFEKAGFPGVVGCVDGTHIKISAPSKLEQGLYFNRKGFFSLNAMIICDHKMRIRYFDARCAGSSHDLLVWNISSAKRALRERYNSGVRNTWLLCDAGYRLEPYLMTPYRSASEGSAEAVYNTKHAKTRNIIERTIGVLKTRLRCLLGARQLHYKPEKTTQIANVCAALHNVCIKYNVDISSHDSPSEAENTPDMIEVDVSENSQNLEARKYGRK; encoded by the exons ATGACGAGTGCAAGGAGATGTTACTTCTCCAAAGAAAAGAGATGCGCCAAAAGCCAGACATTTTTAATTTGCCAGACAGGAA GATCATACCAATTAAGTGTTGGTAATGATTTTAATTTAGCACTATCACAGCCCACAGTCTCTGCAATATTGACTGAAACGCTCGAAGTTTTGGAGCAGTTAATATGCGCCCTGGTTATTAACTTGGAAATGTCCGAGGAGGAGAACATGGAagccaaaatatatttttttgagaAAGCAGGGTTCCCTGGCGTTGTTGGGTGTGTGGATGGAACGCATATTAAAATTTCGGCGCCAAGTAAATTAGAACAAGGACTTTATTTCAACCGAAAAGGATTCTTCAGCCTTAATGCAATGATT ATTTGTGATCATAAAATGAGAATCCGTTATTTCGATGCTCGATGTGCAGGTTCATCTCATGATTTGCTCGTGTGGAACATTAGTTCTGCCAAACGTGCTTTACGTGAACGTTACAATTCTGGTGTGCGCAACACTTGGCTATTAT GTGATGCAGGCTACCGCTTGGAACCTTATTTAATGACACCCTATAGGTCAGCTTCAGAAGGAAGCGCTGAAGCAGTGTACAACACCAAACATGCCAAAACAAGAAACATTATAGAGAGAACCATTGGAGTTCTGAAAACCCGACTTCGTTGCTTACTTGGTGCTCGTCAGCTACATTATAAGCCggaaaaaacaacacaaatcgcTAACGTTTGTGCTGCCTTGCATAATGTTTGCATTAAATATAATGTAGACATATCAAGCCATGATTCACCTTCCGAAGCTGAAAATACCCCAGATATGATTGAAGTTGATGTGTCCGAAAACTCACAAAACCTCGAAGCTCGCAAATACGGCaggaaataa